A region of Methanomicrobium sp. W14 DNA encodes the following proteins:
- a CDS encoding AAA family ATPase, with amino-acid sequence MKIISKNKSGMPGYAIKIPSLDFCLTGYKNNKKKFFNEILKTKPETNADISFQTLESEISFLEEGDTEIKAEIPEISLNIGIIENDPIFQDIIVGKKDNPFSGLIGELDNSDWVKKGLSFIDSQKKCPFCQRELGEKILINLNDYFDKTYSQRIEYLDYLRTQYEKEIKNLPDPEALKREQFAADCPAFITEFINLKMLLFQNLETIDKKISEPNRKIKLTDTKSRFNKLNHYIDAINHNIREHNDRINRTDEINEKIRVSFLRCVRRENEAGIKQYFVNKSKYTGKLEKLRSEKDNHIPGEIQKENEIISENLDKITNLESSVNSINDYLRYLAISGFQIKKFQTNFYRIVRENNSGDQFKSLSEGEKTIISFLYFLELCQGSVLSNSSVDKDKRIIIIDDPVSSLSYTYVFNIADLIKSRIIDTNYASVCILTHNLYFFHELCMRTKKP; translated from the coding sequence TTGAAAATAATATCCAAAAACAAATCTGGGATGCCGGGATATGCTATAAAAATTCCCTCTTTAGACTTTTGTCTTACCGGATATAAAAATAATAAAAAGAAATTCTTTAACGAAATATTGAAGACCAAGCCTGAAACAAATGCAGACATCAGTTTTCAGACTCTTGAATCCGAAATCAGCTTTTTAGAGGAAGGAGACACTGAGATTAAAGCTGAAATTCCTGAAATTTCTCTTAATATAGGTATTATTGAAAACGATCCAATATTTCAGGACATAATAGTCGGAAAAAAAGATAACCCGTTTTCAGGTCTTATTGGAGAACTGGATAATTCAGACTGGGTAAAAAAAGGGTTGTCCTTTATTGATTCTCAAAAAAAATGCCCCTTCTGCCAACGGGAACTTGGAGAAAAAATTCTGATTAATTTAAATGATTATTTTGATAAAACATATTCCCAGAGAATTGAATATCTTGATTATTTGAGGACTCAGTATGAAAAAGAAATTAAAAATCTTCCTGATCCTGAAGCATTAAAGAGAGAACAATTTGCAGCTGACTGCCCTGCCTTTATTACTGAATTTATAAATCTTAAAATGCTGCTTTTTCAAAACCTTGAAACTATTGATAAAAAAATAAGTGAACCAAACAGAAAAATTAAATTAACGGATACCAAATCCCGGTTTAATAAATTAAATCATTATATTGATGCGATAAACCATAATATCCGGGAGCATAACGACAGAATCAACAGAACTGATGAAATCAATGAAAAAATCAGGGTATCGTTTCTTAGATGTGTCCGAAGAGAGAATGAAGCAGGTATTAAGCAATACTTTGTAAATAAGTCAAAATATACTGGAAAACTGGAAAAACTGAGATCTGAAAAAGATAATCATATCCCTGGCGAAATTCAAAAAGAGAATGAAATAATTTCAGAAAATCTTGATAAGATAACTAATTTAGAGTCTTCAGTAAACAGCATTAACGATTACCTGAGATACCTGGCGATATCAGGTTTTCAAATCAAAAAATTTCAGACAAATTTCTACAGGATTGTCAGAGAGAACAATAGTGGTGACCAGTTTAAGTCGTTAAGTGAAGGAGAAAAAACAATAATCAGCTTTCTTTATTTTTTGGAGCTGTGCCAGGGGTCAGTATTATCCAATTCATCAGTTGATAAAGATAAAAGGATTATAATTATTGATGACCCTGTTTCAAGCCTTTCATATACTTACGTTTTCAATATTGCGGACCTGATAAAAAGCAGAATTATAGACACGAATTACGCTTCAGTATGCATTTTAACACATAACCTGTATTTTTTCCATGAACTTTGCATGAGAACAAAAAAGCCATGA
- a CDS encoding mechanosensitive ion channel domain-containing protein, whose amino-acid sequence MFRNYIAAVLFFALSVLFWSAGNFFNVNLYYKISLSFLLAGAVFAGYEIITGRIAKRVIKSRRTQYTFNKGIFILSALVFLIFITQIWIENTESLVISYGIIAAGIAIALQDLFRNFVGGIIIAVSGVYRVGDRVRVKDSLGDIMDIGIMNTTMMEAGGFNDSEQPTGRLITMPNSVVISETVYNYTRDHSFIWDEIKVSLTCESDWKKAAENFLNIVTEETGSLTKQAENEIEILGEKYYLPKKMVEPAVYIRLAESRVELGIRYVTDSRDRRIISDALNRKILEDIKESGDYILA is encoded by the coding sequence ATGTTCAGAAATTACATCGCGGCGGTACTTTTTTTTGCGTTGTCGGTTTTGTTCTGGTCTGCCGGAAATTTTTTTAACGTAAACCTGTATTACAAAATATCGCTCTCTTTTCTTCTTGCAGGCGCCGTTTTTGCAGGCTACGAAATAATCACAGGCAGGATTGCAAAGAGGGTTATAAAGAGCAGGAGAACGCAGTATACATTCAATAAAGGCATTTTCATTCTGTCGGCTCTTGTTTTTCTTATTTTTATTACGCAAATCTGGATTGAAAATACGGAGTCGCTTGTAATCTCCTACGGAATAATTGCCGCCGGAATTGCAATCGCCCTTCAGGACCTGTTCAGAAATTTTGTCGGCGGAATTATAATCGCCGTCTCGGGCGTTTACAGGGTGGGAGACCGTGTCAGGGTAAAGGACTCTTTAGGCGACATCATGGATATCGGGATAATGAACACCACCATGATGGAAGCCGGAGGCTTTAACGATTCCGAACAGCCTACCGGGCGTCTTATTACAATGCCCAATTCGGTCGTGATTTCAGAGACGGTCTACAACTATACGAGGGATCACAGCTTTATATGGGACGAAATAAAAGTTTCCCTTACATGCGAAAGCGACTGGAAGAAAGCCGCGGAAAATTTCCTTAATATTGTCACGGAAGAGACCGGGAGCCTGACGAAACAGGCCGAAAACGAGATAGAAATACTCGGGGAAAAATATTACCTGCCAAAAAAAATGGTTGAACCGGCAGTTTACATAAGGCTTGCAGAAAGCCGTGTGGAGCTTGGAATACGCTATGTAACAGACTCTAGGGACAGAAGAATAATAAGCGATGCCCTGAACAGAAAAATACTTGAGGACATTAAAGAGTCAGGCGATTACATTTTGGCCTGA
- a CDS encoding DNA alkylation repair protein, producing MHSGQTLSMDGVVERIREELKEKASPSARESSQRFFKDEILCYGLKTAEVIKIAKKYWKEVKSLPKTGIFSLCEELYKSGYLEESFVVSNWSHRFSGRYEKDDFEVFRHWIDTYINNWASCDGFCTNTMGDFIVQYPEYLEELKVLAKSENRWMRRAAAVSIIMPARKGNYLDDAIEIADILLEDTDDMVQKGYGWLLKEESRQHTDEIFDYVMKNKKNMPRTSLRYAIELMPKDLKKEAMKKDW from the coding sequence ATGCATTCAGGTCAAACTCTATCTATGGACGGTGTCGTCGAACGAATACGTGAAGAACTAAAGGAAAAGGCCAGCCCTTCTGCACGTGAATCATCCCAGAGATTTTTTAAAGACGAAATCCTCTGCTATGGCCTCAAAACAGCAGAAGTAATCAAAATAGCAAAAAAATACTGGAAGGAGGTCAAAAGCCTGCCGAAAACGGGAATATTCTCACTCTGCGAAGAGCTCTATAAATCCGGGTACCTTGAGGAATCGTTTGTCGTCTCAAACTGGTCGCACAGGTTTTCAGGCAGGTACGAAAAGGACGACTTCGAAGTTTTCAGGCACTGGATTGACACATACATAAACAACTGGGCGTCATGCGACGGTTTCTGCACAAATACTATGGGGGACTTTATCGTCCAGTACCCTGAATACCTAGAAGAACTTAAAGTCCTGGCAAAATCTGAAAACAGGTGGATGAGAAGGGCCGCTGCGGTGTCTATTATTATGCCTGCAAGAAAGGGAAATTATCTTGACGACGCCATTGAAATCGCAGACATCCTTCTTGAAGATACTGACGACATGGTGCAGAAAGGCTACGGGTGGCTATTAAAAGAGGAGAGCAGACAGCACACGGACGAAATATTCGATTACGTTATGAAGAACAAAAAGAATATGCCGAGGACTTCTCTGAGGTACGCAATCGAACTTATGCCGAAAGACCTGAAAAAAGAAGCTATGAAAAAGGACTGGTAA
- a CDS encoding tetratricopeptide repeat protein, producing MKKYSIKIYFVLIVLFTLLVFCCGCIGDLGENSKEKLNGTVPKTIEDQSCYDRAVESEPDNATAWCLRGMYYNNNLNRYDEALKSADKAIEINPGYGLAWLLKGYVLLNTGNISEAESSFENATSYNPELKEYVPDAEDYNFGGSDAFCLFYSVSD from the coding sequence GTGAAGAAATATTCAATAAAAATATATTTTGTCCTCATTGTCCTTTTTACCCTCCTTGTGTTCTGCTGCGGGTGCATAGGAGATCTAGGGGAGAACAGCAAAGAAAAATTAAATGGAACTGTACCAAAGACAATTGAAGACCAGAGCTGTTATGACCGGGCGGTTGAGTCTGAACCGGATAATGCGACGGCGTGGTGCCTGAGGGGGATGTATTACAACAATAACCTCAACAGGTATGACGAAGCCCTGAAAAGTGCGGATAAAGCTATTGAGATCAATCCCGGATACGGTCTCGCGTGGCTTTTGAAAGGGTATGTCCTCTTAAACACCGGCAATATCAGCGAAGCGGAGTCATCTTTTGAAAATGCGACCTCCTATAACCCTGAACTGAAAGAATACGTTCCGGATGCCGAAGATTACAATTTCGGTGGCTCGGATGCATTCTGCCTGTTTTATTCGGTTTCAGACTGA
- a CDS encoding RNB domain-containing ribonuclease, with translation MAAYQDVDLKKIAWDAMQKYGFDPEFSDKVREETDRLNPEKVYRKKKKVTDLRSLLWSSIDNYDSMDLDQIEFARKNSDGSIEVLVAIADVDLFVSRDSFTDRHAAHNGTSVYTGVETFTMIPKKLCEDITSLLPGHDSMAVVISYTVMNNGSVKRGDVYRALVSNKAKLVYEEIGDWLEGKTGVPDSVSSHSDLEEQILVQNEAALRMKRRRTKKGALVLETIEATPVMDDGNVKDLVVQEQNTARNLIEEFMVAANKTVVAFIEKAGVPMIQRVVKKPRDWKGIVATAQKYGEKLPRKPDSGALTKFLIRQQKRDPERFPDLSVTVIKLIGQGEYLPLKPGKTPVGHFALAVTDYTHSTAPNRRYVDLVNQRLIKSILRGKRSPYNYEELEDLALWLSDREKNSKKVERYMRKSAAAMLLRDRIGEVFDGFITGSSQKGVYVRLVSPPAEGRIMVNEESLYVGEKVKVKLLLADPYKAYIDFECVEKEE, from the coding sequence ATGGCGGCTTACCAGGACGTCGATCTTAAAAAAATAGCATGGGACGCCATGCAGAAATACGGTTTTGATCCTGAGTTCTCGGACAAAGTCCGTGAAGAGACGGACAGACTTAACCCTGAGAAAGTCTACAGGAAAAAAAAGAAAGTTACTGATTTGCGTTCCCTTCTGTGGTCTTCAATCGACAACTACGACTCGATGGACCTTGACCAGATAGAGTTTGCAAGAAAAAATTCGGACGGCTCAATCGAGGTCCTTGTCGCGATAGCAGACGTCGACCTCTTCGTTTCCCGCGACTCTTTTACGGACAGGCACGCAGCGCATAACGGGACGTCGGTCTACACCGGTGTTGAGACTTTCACGATGATACCGAAAAAGCTGTGCGAAGATATAACCTCCCTTCTTCCCGGACATGACAGTATGGCTGTCGTCATCTCGTACACAGTCATGAACAACGGCAGTGTGAAAAGAGGGGACGTCTACAGGGCGCTTGTCTCGAATAAGGCCAAGCTTGTCTATGAAGAGATAGGCGACTGGCTCGAGGGAAAGACCGGCGTCCCGGATTCGGTTTCATCTCATTCCGACCTTGAAGAGCAGATACTTGTCCAAAACGAAGCTGCTCTCAGGATGAAGCGCCGCAGGACAAAGAAAGGGGCCCTTGTCCTTGAAACGATTGAGGCGACTCCCGTTATGGACGACGGAAACGTAAAGGACCTTGTCGTCCAGGAGCAGAACACTGCAAGAAACCTAATCGAGGAGTTTATGGTGGCCGCCAACAAGACTGTCGTTGCTTTTATCGAAAAAGCCGGTGTCCCGATGATACAGAGGGTTGTAAAAAAACCGAGGGACTGGAAGGGAATCGTTGCAACAGCACAGAAATACGGCGAAAAACTTCCCCGGAAACCCGACTCCGGTGCACTGACGAAATTTTTAATCAGGCAGCAGAAAAGAGACCCCGAAAGGTTTCCGGACCTTTCAGTGACAGTGATAAAACTTATCGGGCAGGGGGAGTACCTGCCGTTAAAGCCCGGAAAAACGCCTGTCGGTCATTTTGCGCTCGCGGTAACCGATTATACGCACTCGACAGCACCCAACAGGAGGTACGTCGACCTTGTAAACCAGAGGCTTATAAAGTCCATACTGCGGGGGAAAAGGAGCCCGTATAATTATGAAGAGCTTGAAGACCTTGCACTATGGCTTTCGGACAGGGAGAAGAACTCGAAAAAAGTAGAGAGATATATGCGCAAGTCCGCCGCCGCAATGCTTCTTCGTGACAGAATCGGTGAAGTGTTCGACGGGTTCATAACAGGCTCTTCGCAGAAGGGCGTCTATGTAAGACTTGTTTCCCCTCCGGCTGAAGGAAGGATTATGGTAAACGAGGAGTCTTTGTATGTCGGTGAAAAGGTTAAGGTAAAACTTCTGCTTGCAGACCCCTACAAGGCATATATTGATTTTGAATGTGTTGAAAAGGAAGAGTAA
- a CDS encoding AAA family ATPase codes for MHENKKAMNRGDVNLYRISKSTETHIKELGMNEIQNDYSAYWRVIKDFDEDERMVSNSMLAISMRNIIEHFFTFINDKKDLNEVMTDIKKTDSGYSAFHRYMNRNSHSDSVNLSDVNDIDPYIFRNAFKEVFYKSGYQDHYLKMLK; via the coding sequence TTGCATGAGAACAAAAAAGCCATGAATAGAGGAGATGTGAACCTGTACCGGATTTCCAAGAGTACTGAGACTCATATAAAAGAACTGGGTATGAACGAAATTCAAAACGACTATAGTGCATACTGGAGGGTAATTAAAGACTTTGATGAAGATGAACGTATGGTCTCAAATTCAATGCTGGCAATTTCAATGAGAAATATTATCGAGCATTTTTTCACATTCATTAATGACAAAAAAGATTTAAACGAAGTGATGACGGACATTAAAAAGACTGATTCCGGATATTCTGCTTTTCACAGATATATGAATCGAAATTCCCACTCCGATTCTGTGAACCTGTCAGATGTAAATGATATTGACCCTTATATTTTCAGGAATGCTTTTAAAGAAGTCTTTTACAAATCTGGTTATCAGGACCATTACTTAAAAATGTTAAAATGA
- a CDS encoding phosphatidylserine/phosphatidylglycerophosphate/cardiolipin synthase family protein: MAGDYSGNILKSLEKPLTETFSFEDENLGPCWTYRNYADTDDKRSMRWVFHSNQRDFIVPQKNGKFITYLVEKIEEAKETICISSFLIQKTGVTDALIAAEKRGINIFILTAREEDLKNIDDDRLEGEDKIIKEHINLLNSFAEKILVRTCDSFHAKYIIIDPVSFNPFGLMMTCNATSAPMNGSNIEIATNLKNDEIKSFFAHFIYGFWKMANHELLENNKLTAVKKELAFKPQLGEITLPATTDKLFSLNDSILKLINTARKSITITAWSFDEGNKIVEALESASDRGVSIKIGTKQNKRNTKALLNVIAKGAEVFGHPRFHAKCVIVDGNKGLITTSNFTKLGLETGFETSVILDADEAQTMEPVISGWLKSCPWELKKDLLLRDANEKILQLNENKKDLDEISIVSEEKTELEDYMPDSLEKILGYTIQKSQAEREVKNLKNKKIQRLILSQKIIAPNLSANSKKEADIDDSPFDVYNSGKGKRFIVVKNWDDLKPAEEVARKIKAKIVVKKELL; the protein is encoded by the coding sequence ATGGCAGGAGATTATTCAGGAAACATTCTCAAATCACTTGAAAAGCCCCTGACTGAAACGTTCAGTTTTGAAGATGAAAATCTCGGGCCGTGCTGGACATACAGAAATTATGCAGACACAGATGATAAAAGGTCAATGAGGTGGGTCTTTCATTCAAATCAAAGAGATTTCATCGTACCTCAAAAAAATGGTAAATTTATAACTTATCTCGTTGAGAAAATAGAAGAGGCAAAAGAAACAATCTGCATTTCTTCGTTTTTAATTCAAAAGACCGGTGTTACAGATGCTCTTATAGCAGCAGAAAAGAGGGGAATCAATATTTTTATCCTTACGGCAAGGGAAGAAGACCTTAAAAATATTGACGATGACAGGCTTGAGGGTGAAGATAAGATAATTAAAGAACATATTAATCTTCTAAACTCATTTGCAGAAAAGATCCTCGTAAGGACATGCGACAGTTTCCATGCGAAATATATAATAATTGATCCCGTGTCTTTTAATCCGTTCGGGTTGATGATGACCTGCAACGCGACATCGGCACCAATGAACGGTTCAAATATAGAGATTGCAACTAATTTGAAAAATGATGAAATCAAATCATTCTTTGCCCATTTTATATACGGTTTCTGGAAGATGGCCAATCATGAACTTCTGGAAAACAATAAACTCACCGCTGTAAAAAAAGAACTCGCGTTCAAACCTCAACTGGGGGAGATTACACTTCCGGCAACAACTGACAAGTTATTTTCATTGAATGATAGTATCCTCAAACTTATCAACACTGCCAGAAAATCGATAACGATTACTGCATGGTCTTTTGATGAAGGAAACAAAATTGTTGAGGCGCTTGAATCAGCGTCTGACCGGGGTGTTTCAATTAAGATCGGAACAAAGCAAAACAAAAGGAATACAAAAGCTCTGTTAAATGTTATAGCGAAAGGCGCTGAAGTATTCGGGCATCCAAGATTCCATGCCAAATGTGTCATTGTGGATGGGAATAAAGGACTTATAACTACATCAAATTTCACAAAACTCGGTCTTGAAACCGGATTTGAAACATCAGTAATTCTTGATGCAGATGAAGCACAAACTATGGAACCGGTTATTTCAGGATGGCTAAAAAGTTGTCCCTGGGAACTGAAAAAAGATCTTTTGTTGAGAGATGCAAATGAAAAAATTTTGCAATTGAATGAAAATAAAAAGGATCTTGATGAAATATCTATTGTTTCTGAAGAAAAAACAGAACTTGAGGATTATATGCCGGATTCACTGGAAAAAATTTTGGGATACACCATACAAAAATCACAGGCTGAAAGAGAAGTAAAAAATCTTAAAAATAAAAAGATTCAGAGATTGATCCTCTCTCAGAAAATCATCGCACCCAACCTTTCGGCTAACTCAAAAAAAGAGGCAGATATAGATGATAGTCCATTTGATGTTTATAATTCAGGAAAAGGAAAAAGGTTTATTGTTGTGAAAAACTGGGACGATCTTAAGCCGGCTGAGGAAGTGGCCAGGAAGATAAAAGCCAAAATAGTTGTAAAAAAAGAATTACTGTAA
- a CDS encoding AAA family ATPase — MTLKNVASYKTPVNVKIDKKINLFYGLNGSGKTTISNFLQNPNLDCFCDCNIADGKNK; from the coding sequence TTGACATTAAAAAATGTTGCCAGCTATAAAACTCCTGTTAATGTAAAGATTGACAAAAAAATTAATTTGTTTTACGGTCTCAACGGTTCCGGAAAAACCACCATATCGAATTTCTTACAAAACCCAAATCTGGATTGTTTTTGTGACTGCAATATTGCAGATGGAAAAAACAAATAA
- a CDS encoding winged helix-turn-helix transcriptional regulator, protein MNRRGTLIAISMIFILAYVHQVSVESNVIVIPGEGTSDLIREDNVYVLDWWEVSPVHYFFAMIGLYLPFLIPITGIIVILSCFSFGIRTINPKNVLENKRRQDIFQTIMDNPGISHNEIENATGINRSSLKYHLRILMREGKISSRKIFKTRHYFGNGSRYNRDDQIFRLVLNCSTTENIYRYINRHPGCTQKDLIEYTKLSYSTILWHIEKLSSGNLVSINKEKNSNHYYAKKTILQNSD, encoded by the coding sequence ATGAATCGCAGGGGGACACTAATTGCTATAAGTATGATATTTATTTTAGCATACGTACATCAGGTTTCTGTAGAGTCGAATGTTATTGTAATACCCGGTGAAGGAACGTCTGATCTGATAAGAGAAGACAATGTTTATGTCCTTGACTGGTGGGAAGTCTCTCCTGTGCACTATTTTTTTGCAATGATTGGATTATATCTGCCTTTTCTGATACCGATAACGGGAATTATTGTAATACTTTCCTGTTTCTCATTTGGAATCAGGACTATAAATCCAAAAAATGTTCTTGAAAATAAAAGAAGACAGGATATTTTTCAGACAATAATGGACAACCCCGGAATAAGTCATAATGAAATCGAAAATGCAACAGGAATAAACAGAAGTTCACTTAAGTATCATCTTAGAATTCTAATGCGGGAAGGCAAAATATCTTCAAGAAAAATTTTTAAAACACGCCACTATTTTGGTAATGGCAGCAGATACAACAGGGACGACCAGATTTTCAGGTTAGTTCTGAATTGTTCTACAACCGAAAATATCTACAGGTACATTAACAGACATCCGGGATGTACTCAGAAAGACCTTATAGAATATACAAAATTATCATACTCTACAATATTATGGCACATTGAAAAACTTAGTTCAGGCAATCTTGTAAGTATAAACAAAGAAAAAAATTCAAACCATTATTACGCTAAAAAGACGATTTTACAAAACTCTGACTAA
- a CDS encoding AAA domain-containing protein, translating into MSNLYFENLGEEDPEFLENLVVRRLKDFWYYLNNAENQLGRHTYKFSFTVKGINGVIRLSDEKSCINLFSCEDLFYDENLRQKINKSNIDKKNRTVSLEYSLYKGMIYAKSNNKIISCRFEPKFYTLTDIQPVGTHSDEEYNIALDFLNNSDSIRIRVKGKFRSIDFKNNLKKKESITVKTLPDDKQNFWVSYNTYILRRQREAIESLALSPRKHQIPILNLLRQKGRDFNWGDVDMSFEPARWFILTDDSRDGTSEQREFVKKAWGTPDFAILEGPPGSGKTTTLLELIAQAISRNQRILMVASTHVAVDNVLEKLLDTPIQTDDGERSLKEACGAIPLRIGDQGDVSVKIQPYCLERFAESEIDSISEHLKKKSTKSSLTEAEKMWKGTLKKDRKKAKENMETLLLDVANLICGTTIGILKTPIIENSNISEPLFDIVILDEASKTTFQEFLVPALYGKKWIISGDIKQLSPYVDQTPIEKNLKTIKSFTKEDGYKDRQICLSAFQASRGGKNSENSVLILKETEEEISECIHYLSQQAEGISKLCKNSDHGKSRINCLGLEQLPYTNSKKLEILASDIIVTKKDLLPQIEQYLPPHVYLDAKILRENFSDEYIRRRKAFNVRPDEKKTWEGEIAWRICRMHELQNVKDKYDSLNHEVSLLVPQFERVEGKKKRFDLFRDKIDTIRRIALPSVLELLQNGFETSQKFNDSDLIALYSGLSYAGNEPGVLKTRHTLLTYQYRMHPQISYLPHKYVYEGKALKNANGDEWMKKEREWGYDKYSSRCVWIDIRPKKGDLQADKSKSNHAEVLAIRNDFDQFKNWAKENPNKKNGYWSVAILTFYNGQLDELKKEFAGEHGKEGISSEFVLKKSNVSVKISSVDRYQGHEADVVFLSFVQSCGFRDKRKCKKSVIGFLNFQNRLNVAVTRARYQLVMFGDKQNFESCNAEFLRALASESTAGDIEFGGVN; encoded by the coding sequence ATGAGTAATCTTTATTTTGAAAACCTTGGAGAAGAAGATCCCGAATTTTTAGAAAATTTGGTCGTACGGAGACTTAAAGATTTTTGGTATTATCTGAACAATGCTGAAAATCAGCTGGGCAGGCATACATACAAATTTTCGTTTACAGTTAAGGGCATAAATGGAGTTATAAGGCTTTCAGATGAAAAATCATGTATAAATCTCTTTTCCTGTGAAGATTTATTTTATGATGAAAACCTGAGGCAGAAAATCAACAAGAGTAATATTGATAAAAAAAACAGGACTGTATCTCTTGAATACAGTTTATATAAAGGAATGATATACGCAAAGTCCAACAATAAAATAATATCCTGCAGATTCGAACCCAAATTCTATACATTGACTGACATTCAGCCTGTGGGAACACACTCTGATGAGGAGTATAACATTGCACTTGATTTTCTGAATAATTCTGATTCTATTCGGATAAGAGTAAAGGGTAAGTTTAGATCAATAGATTTTAAAAATAATCTGAAGAAGAAAGAATCGATAACAGTAAAGACACTTCCGGATGACAAACAAAACTTTTGGGTTTCATACAACACTTACATTCTTCGACGGCAAAGAGAAGCGATAGAGTCCCTTGCCCTTTCACCCCGGAAACATCAGATTCCTATACTGAATCTGCTCAGGCAGAAAGGCCGCGATTTCAACTGGGGAGATGTTGACATGTCTTTTGAACCGGCTCGGTGGTTCATACTAACAGATGATTCAAGAGACGGAACTTCCGAACAGCGGGAATTTGTTAAGAAGGCCTGGGGGACACCCGATTTTGCAATACTGGAAGGTCCGCCGGGTTCCGGGAAGACAACAACACTCCTTGAATTAATTGCCCAGGCAATTTCCAGAAACCAGCGGATTCTGATGGTAGCCTCTACCCATGTAGCTGTTGACAATGTTTTGGAAAAACTTCTGGATACACCCATTCAGACAGATGATGGTGAAAGATCTTTAAAGGAAGCCTGTGGGGCGATTCCACTTCGAATAGGAGATCAGGGTGATGTCTCAGTTAAGATTCAGCCTTATTGTCTTGAGAGGTTTGCCGAAAGTGAGATCGATTCGATATCAGAACATCTCAAAAAAAAATCGACGAAGAGCAGCCTTACAGAAGCAGAGAAGATGTGGAAGGGGACGTTAAAAAAGGACAGGAAAAAAGCAAAAGAAAACATGGAAACTCTGCTTTTGGATGTTGCAAATCTAATTTGCGGAACTACGATAGGAATCCTGAAAACACCTATTATAGAGAATTCAAATATTTCAGAACCTCTGTTTGACATAGTAATTCTTGACGAGGCTTCAAAAACGACATTCCAGGAATTTCTTGTCCCTGCACTTTACGGCAAAAAGTGGATCATATCAGGAGATATAAAGCAGCTTTCACCTTACGTTGATCAAACCCCAATTGAAAAAAATCTTAAAACAATTAAATCATTTACCAAAGAGGACGGGTATAAAGACAGACAAATATGTCTTTCTGCATTTCAGGCGTCAAGGGGAGGAAAAAATAGTGAAAACAGTGTTTTGATACTAAAGGAAACTGAGGAAGAAATTTCTGAATGCATTCACTATCTTAGTCAGCAGGCTGAGGGAATAAGTAAACTGTGTAAAAATTCTGATCACGGAAAATCTCGTATAAATTGTTTGGGATTAGAGCAATTGCCATACACGAATTCTAAGAAACTTGAGATTTTGGCCTCTGATATTATCGTTACGAAAAAGGATCTACTTCCGCAGATCGAGCAATATCTTCCGCCTCATGTTTATCTTGACGCAAAAATACTAAGAGAAAATTTCTCAGATGAATATATCCGGAGAAGAAAAGCATTTAACGTCAGACCAGACGAGAAAAAAACATGGGAAGGTGAAATCGCGTGGCGAATTTGCAGAATGCACGAACTGCAAAATGTCAAGGACAAGTATGACTCTCTTAATCATGAGGTTAGTCTGCTTGTCCCTCAGTTTGAAAGAGTTGAAGGGAAAAAGAAAAGATTTGATCTGTTCAGGGACAAGATAGACACTATCAGGAGAATTGCGCTTCCTTCGGTTCTTGAACTTCTTCAGAATGGTTTTGAGACATCCCAAAAATTCAACGATTCAGACCTGATTGCACTTTACAGTGGTCTTTCTTATGCAGGAAATGAACCAGGGGTCCTTAAGACAAGGCACACACTTCTCACTTATCAGTACAGAATGCATCCTCAAATTTCCTATCTGCCGCATAAGTATGTGTATGAAGGAAAAGCTCTTAAAAACGCCAACGGCGATGAATGGATGAAAAAAGAACGAGAATGGGGATATGATAAATATAGTTCACGATGTGTCTGGATTGACATAAGACCAAAAAAAGGAGACCTCCAGGCTGACAAATCCAAATCCAACCATGCAGAAGTACTGGCAATCAGAAATGATTTCGACCAGTTCAAAAATTGGGCGAAAGAGAATCCCAACAAAAAAAACGGATATTGGTCGGTAGCAATTCTTACATTCTATAACGGACAGTTGGATGAACTAAAAAAAGAATTTGCAGGCGAACACGGAAAAGAAGGAATTTCATCCGAATTTGTTCTGAAAAAATCAAATGTTTCAGTAAAAATATCCTCTGTTGATCGCTACCAGGGACATGAAGCTGACGTTGTATTTCTCTCATTTGTCCAATCCTGCGGGTTTAGAGATAAAAGAAAGTGTAAAAAATCAGTCATCGGTTTTCTCAATTTTCAAAACCGTCTCAACGTTGCAGTTACACGGGCACGTTATCAGCTGGTGATGTTTGGTGATAAACAGAACTTCGAATCATGCAACGCAGAATTTCTCCGTGCACTGGCAAGTGAATCAACTGCCGGGGATATTGAATTCGGAGGTGTAAATTAA